The Callospermophilus lateralis isolate mCalLat2 chromosome 15, mCalLat2.hap1, whole genome shotgun sequence genome window below encodes:
- the Sfxn4 gene encoding sideroflexin-4 — MEPNVRFWIAERRSFVQRLLKWTELLDPTNLTTSIEKIEKSRQLLFTSEDAYRFDVDDQRIKNAWKTSLSTVHPDSSRLIPILFRPAAFLPLTVPAVFLSMMPAKGMKSMILPQVSLYAYTTGFTMVNGNASYSHSLPAKILLGAGVIASSTFFGLIPHLVQMKYHLDNPWIKRALPIVFLAQVSGMNVFASRSLEPVQGIEVMDKDGNVIGRSRRAGRKAVRETAVSRAVLFGTSAFIPEVFTYFFKRTQFFLQNPQSLWTLKLSCTLLVMGVMVPVSFSMFPQIGQIKYSKLEEEIQALTEETELFYNRGV, encoded by the exons ATGGAGCCCAACGTGCGCTTTTGGATCGCGGAACGCCGA TCTTTTGTTCAGAGGCTTCTTAAGTGGACAGAATTATTAGATCCTACAAACTTGACCACTTCAATT gaaaaaatagaaaaatcgaGGCAACTGCTGTTTACCAGTGAAGATGCATACAGATTCGACGTGGATGACCAGAGG attaAAAATGCTTGGAAAACAAGCCTC TCAACCGTGCATCCTGACAGCAGCAGGCTGATACCCATTCTTTTCCGACCTGCAG CTTTCCTGCCTTTGACGGTACCCGCG GTATTTTTGTCAATGATGCCAGCAAAAGGGATGAAGTCCATGATTTTACCCCAG GTTTCCTTATATGCCTACACCACAGGGTTCACCATGGTCAACGGAAACGCAAGTTAT AGTCACAGTCTACCAGCAAAAATATTATTAGGAGCAGGAGTAATTGCTTCTTCCACCTTCTTTGGG tTAATCCCACATTTGGTACAAATGAAGTATCATCTGGATAACCCTTGGATCAAAAGAGCCTTACCGATTGTCTTTCTTG CACAAGTCAGTGGAATGAATGTTTTTGCTTCTCGGAGTTTGGAGCCTGTCCAAGGGATTGAGGTCATGGACAAGGATGGCAATGTCATAGGACGTTCCAGAAGAGCTGGGAGAAAG GCCGTTAGAGAAACAGCAGTCTCCAGGGCAGTGCTGTTTGGGACCTCGGCTTTTATTCCTGAAGTCTTCACCTACTTTTTTAAAAG AACCCAGTTTTTCCTGCAAAATCCACAATCCTTATGGACCCTAAAACTGTCCTGTACTCTCCTGGTGATGGGGGTGATGGTGCCCGTGTCTTTCAGTATGTTTCCACAAATTGGACAG ATAAAGTACAgtaaacttgaagaggaaattcaGGCTTTGACGGAAGAAACAGAACTGTTCTACAACAGAGGGGTGTAG